In one window of Calypte anna isolate BGI_N300 chromosome 1, bCalAnn1_v1.p, whole genome shotgun sequence DNA:
- the LOC115598566 gene encoding trypsin I-P1-like, with translation MMKYILFITFVGVAVAFPTNANDDDDDKIVGGYTCAENAVPYQVSLNSGYHFCGGSLINSQWVLSAAHCYKSRIQVQLGKHNLELTESTQQLINSAKIIRHSGFSSATLDNDIMLIKLAKPAQLNRSVQTVPLPKSCVAAGASCLISGWGNTLSNGNNYPDTLQCLKAPVLSSSECSKAYPGQITQNMICVGFLEGGKDSCQGDSGGPVVCNGELQGIVSWGIGCARKGYPGVYTKVCNYVSWIKSTISAN, from the exons ATGATGAAATACATCCTCTTCATCACCTTTGTTGGGGTGGCTG TTGCCTTCCCCACCAATgctaatgatgatgatgatgacaagATTGTGGGAGGCTACACCTGTGCAGAGAATGCTGTTCCCTATCAGGTGTCCCTCAATTCTGGGTATCACTTCTGTGGAGGTTCCCTCATCAACAGCCAGTGGGTCCTGTCAGCTGCTCACTGCTACAAATC ccGCATCCAAGTGCAGCTCGGGAAACATAACCTGGAACTCACAGAATCGACACAGCAGCTGATCAATTCAGCCAAAATCATCCGTCACTctggcttcagctctgccacacTGGACAATGACATTATGCTCATCAAGCTTGCCAAACCAGCCCAGCTCAACCGATCTGTCCAAACAGTTCCCCTGCCCAAGAGCTGTGTGGCCGCGGGCGCCTCGTGTCTGATCTCTGGCTGGGGCAACACACTCAGCAATGGCA ACAACTACCCGGACACTTTGCAGTGCCTGAAGGCTCCTGTACTCTCCTCAAGCGAGTGCTCCAAAGCCTATCCTGGGCAAATTACCCAGAACATGATATGTGTAGGATTcttggagggagggaaagaCTCCTGCCAG GGGGATTCCGGCGGCCCAGTCGTCTGCAACGGGGAGCTCCAGGGCATTGTTTCCTGGGGCATCGGCTGTGCGCGGAAAGGCTACCCCGGAGTTTATACCAAGGTCTGCAATTACGTCTCCTGGATCAAATCCACGATTTCTGCCAACTGA